Below is a genomic region from Pseudomonas extremaustralis.
TGAGTGCCTTGAACATTAAGTTAGCTCGCTAACTATTAAGTTTCAGACAACGGTGTAGCCTTCTTCGCGGATCAACCCGGCGATCACTTCGGGGCTGAGCTGGCTTTGTACGCTGACTTGCTTGGCGGCGAGGTCCACCGTTACTTCAGCCGCCGGGTCCTGGTTCTTTATCGCCTGGGTCACGGCCTTGACGCAGTGGCCGCAGGTCATTCCTTCAACGTTGAACAATTGCATGACATGACTCCTTTGATGAGGTTGGACGCAGTGTCGACCTTGCCACGATGGCAAGGTCAAGTTCCGAGAATCGCTGCCGGGCTGGTATTCGGCGGCAACGTCGGCCAAGCTTGGGCCTTTCTTAGATGTGAACCACGGAGCATTCGCCATGCGCTGGTCGTTTTTTGGCCTTGTCGGCCTGATGTGTTTGTCTGCCGCTGCGCCCCAGGCCCTGGCCGCAGAAGACTATGCGGTGCTGATTATTTCCCGGGAACGCCTGGAAGTGCCGACCAATTGCGAGATCGGCCTGTATATCAATGACCAGTTGGCGGGCCGGCTGTTCCAGGAGCAGGCCACCTCGTTCAACTTGCCGGCGGGCAATCTGTCGTTGCGCCTGAAACTGTTGCCGGGCCAAGCGCCGGGCTGCCTGCCGAGCCTGCTGGCGCCCCCTGCGCAGAACATTACGCTGAAGGTCGGTGATGTACGCAAATTACGCATCGCCCAAGGCCCCGAAGGCATGTACCTAAAGCCTGCGGCATTGGAATACTAAAGACGCTTGACCTTCCCCACAGGTCAAGGTTGATCCTAGGGGGCAACGTCTTCAGGAGGACTGCCCCATGAATGGAACCACCACGTTTGACCTGCCCATCGGCGGCATGACTTGCGCCAGCTGCGCCGGACGTGTCGAGCGCGCGCTGGGCAAGGTGCCGGGGGTGCAAAGCGTCAGCGTGAACCTGGCCAACGAGCGCGCCCACATCGAAGTGCTCGGCCAGATGGACCCCGCCGTGCTGATCGCCGCCGTCGACAAGGCCGGCTACACCGCCACCCTGCCCCAGAGCGAAACAGCCACCCAGGCCAGTCAGGCCCAGCGCCTGCACCACGAACGCTGGGCGCTGCTGCTGGCCATTTTGCTTGCGTTGCCGCTGGTGCTGCCGATGCTGGCACAACCCTTCGGCGTGCACTGGATGCTGCCCGCCTGGGTGCAATTCGCCCTGGCGACGCCGGTGCAATTCATCTTCGGTGCACGTTTTTATATCGCCGCCTGGAAAGCCGTGCGCGCCGGTGCCGGCAATATGGACCTGCTGGTGGCCATCGGGACCAGCGCTGGATACGGCCTGAGTATGTATGAGTGGCTCACCGCCCCAGCAGGCAGCATGCCCCATCTGTACTTTGAAGCCTCGGCGGTGGTGATCGCCCTGGTGCTGCTCGGCAAATACCTGGAAAGCCGCGCCAAGCGCCAGACCGCCAGCGCCATCCGGGCCCTGGAAGCCTTACGGCCGGAGCGGGCGATTCGCGTGGTCGACGGCCGCGAAGAAGACGTCGCCATCAGCGCGCTCAAGCTCGGCGACCAGGTGCTGGTCAAGCCCGGCGAGCGCTTCCCGGTGGACGGAGAAGTGGTGGACGGCCAAAGCCACGCCGACGAAGCCCTGATCAGCGGCGAAAGCCTGCCGGTGCCGAAACAACCGGGCGATAAAGTCACCGGCGGCGCCATCAACGGCGAAGGGCGCCTGCTGGTGCGCACCCTGGCCCTGGGCGCGGAAAGCGTACTGGCGCGAATCATCCGCCTGGTGGAAGACGCCCAGGCGGCCAAGGCCCCGATCCAGAAACTGGTGGACAGAGTCAGCCAGGTGTTCGTGCCGACGGTGCTGGTGCTGGCGCTGATCACGCTGTTGGGCTGGTGGCTTTATGGCGCCGCGCTGGAGACCGCGATCATCAATGCAGTCGCCGTGCTGGTGATCGCCTGCCCGTGCGCCCTGGGCCTGGCCACACCGACCGCAATCATGGCCGGTACCGGCGTCGCTGCACGCCACGGCATCCTGATCAAAGACGCCGACGCCCTGGAACGCGCCCATGCGGTCAGCGTCGTGGTGTTCGACAAAACCGGCACCCTCACCTCCGGCTCGCCGAAAATCGCCCATCTGGCGGCGGTGGACGGCAAC
It encodes:
- a CDS encoding heavy-metal-associated domain-containing protein; amino-acid sequence: MQLFNVEGMTCGHCVKAVTQAIKNQDPAAEVTVDLAAKQVSVQSQLSPEVIAGLIREEGYTVV
- a CDS encoding heavy metal translocating P-type ATPase → MNGTTTFDLPIGGMTCASCAGRVERALGKVPGVQSVSVNLANERAHIEVLGQMDPAVLIAAVDKAGYTATLPQSETATQASQAQRLHHERWALLLAILLALPLVLPMLAQPFGVHWMLPAWVQFALATPVQFIFGARFYIAAWKAVRAGAGNMDLLVAIGTSAGYGLSMYEWLTAPAGSMPHLYFEASAVVIALVLLGKYLESRAKRQTASAIRALEALRPERAIRVVDGREEDVAISALKLGDQVLVKPGERFPVDGEVVDGQSHADEALISGESLPVPKQPGDKVTGGAINGEGRLLVRTLALGAESVLARIIRLVEDAQAAKAPIQKLVDRVSQVFVPTVLVLALITLLGWWLYGAALETAIINAVAVLVIACPCALGLATPTAIMAGTGVAARHGILIKDADALERAHAVSVVVFDKTGTLTSGSPKIAHLAAVDGNESRVLQQAGALQRGSEHPLAKAVLDACAERGLTVADVSASQSLTGRGIAGTLDGQALALGNRRLLQESGLSEGELGSCATAWEAEGRTLSWLIEQGAQPRVLGLFAFGDTLKPGALEAVQQLKAQHISSHLLTGDNRGSARVVAEALGIDDVHAEVLPAEKAATVAELKKTGVVAMVGDGINDAPALAAADIGIAMGGGTDVAMHAAGITLMRGDPRLVPAALEISRKTYAKIRQNLFWAFVYNLIGIPLAAFGLLNPVLAGAAMALSSVSVVSNALLLKTWKPKDLEDRHP